A genomic segment from Polyangium mundeleinium encodes:
- a CDS encoding hybrid sensor histidine kinase/response regulator encodes MPRILHIEDDPANRLLVRKLLQKAGHEVIDAADGLEGVRLAVSGMAPDLILVDLNIPGLDGFEVTLRLRGEQQLAGVPIVAITAEGDRETSLAVGCDGFLQKPIDARSFATVIERYIQQGTRENMPVSAGAVRLRQQSQRIVQHLEEKVAELSRANARLREADAARTEFYRNISHELATPMTPIVGYVKLLLDEELGPLTRAQGKALRAMDDCVRRLRSLMDNLLDVTGLETGRMRFIHVDYDFLDTTRRAVAQVADNLAEARIHLVENLPRGPLPGWGDAGRLQRAMVHLLENAAKFTPSGGTVGVRVARLASGHYELCVGDTGPGIPPDQQQRIFDPFYQVDGSVTREHGGVGVGLAIARRTARGLGGELKLASPCNEIIEGVRLGGAAFFLTVAQRAPGELPSPDAEKER; translated from the coding sequence ATGCCCCGAATCCTTCACATCGAGGACGATCCCGCGAACCGCCTGCTCGTGCGCAAGCTGCTTCAGAAAGCAGGCCACGAGGTGATCGACGCTGCCGACGGGCTCGAGGGCGTCCGGCTGGCAGTCAGCGGCATGGCGCCCGACCTCATCCTGGTCGATCTCAACATCCCCGGGCTCGACGGGTTCGAGGTGACGTTGCGCCTGCGCGGCGAGCAGCAGCTCGCGGGCGTGCCCATCGTGGCCATCACGGCCGAGGGCGATCGCGAGACGAGCCTCGCCGTCGGCTGCGACGGCTTCCTGCAGAAGCCCATCGACGCACGCTCGTTCGCGACCGTGATCGAGCGCTACATCCAGCAAGGCACGCGCGAGAACATGCCCGTCTCGGCCGGCGCGGTGCGCCTGCGCCAGCAGAGCCAGCGCATCGTGCAGCACCTCGAAGAGAAGGTCGCCGAGCTCAGCCGGGCGAACGCGCGGCTGCGTGAGGCGGACGCCGCGCGCACCGAATTCTACCGGAACATCTCGCACGAGCTGGCGACGCCGATGACCCCGATCGTCGGCTACGTGAAACTGCTGCTCGACGAGGAGCTCGGGCCGCTCACGCGGGCGCAGGGCAAGGCGCTGCGCGCGATGGACGACTGCGTCCGGCGGCTGCGATCGCTCATGGACAACCTGCTCGACGTGACGGGGCTCGAGACGGGGCGCATGCGCTTCATCCACGTCGACTACGACTTCCTCGACACGACACGCAGGGCCGTCGCGCAGGTCGCCGACAACCTCGCCGAGGCGCGGATCCACCTCGTCGAGAATCTTCCGCGCGGCCCGCTCCCCGGCTGGGGCGACGCGGGCAGGCTCCAGCGCGCGATGGTGCACTTGCTCGAGAACGCCGCGAAGTTCACGCCGTCCGGCGGCACTGTGGGCGTGCGTGTGGCGCGCCTCGCCTCGGGGCACTACGAGCTCTGCGTGGGCGACACCGGGCCGGGCATCCCGCCCGATCAGCAGCAGCGCATCTTCGATCCGTTCTACCAGGTGGATGGATCGGTCACGCGAGAGCACGGGGGTGTGGGCGTGGGACTTGCGATCGCGCGGCGCACGGCGCGCGGGCTCGGCGGCGAGCTCAAGCTCGCTTCGCCCTGCAACGAGATCATCGAGGGCGTGCGGCTCGGCGGCGCGGCGTTTTTCCTGACGGTCGCGCAACGCGCGCCGGGCGAGCTGCCGTCGCCGGACGCGGAGAAGGAGCGGTGA
- the lnt gene encoding apolipoprotein N-acyltransferase — protein sequence MSEGEATQDPSAEDVAKGAEADEAKALEGEAKGAAKKAKGKAKAASKDAAKAWNPTGALPARQAYALAVVSGLLYFLGFPGIDIWPLSLVALVPLIVAMRGQPVRRAAGLGWTAGFTMTMTGFYWLMEMLKVFSGFPVPLCMLFMAILCAYQGGRIALAGWLYGRAETRGWPAPLVFALAFAASELVFPLLFPWYYGASVHNAPVLMQVADLGGPILVGLVLVCANLGLAEIIVAWRKREKANHRIVAIGIAVPLLAAGYGFLRVRTIGQTMAEAKKVRIGIVQGNMGLFDRKNAYQVYVNRTKELAKSKEVDLVVWSEGAVPAPRVVSEASYKDEVQKSLTKQLGVPTIVGSVLRTPPSTPGGRMTYFNTALMAGDEGKILGRYDKQYLLAFGEYLPFGDMFPILYKWSPNSGQFTPGTSLDALPWGEHKIGALICYEDILPSFVQKLVKHSDPDLLVNLTNDAWFGDSTEPWIHLALAKLRAVEHRRFLVRATNSGVSAIVDATGRVVAHGGTFREETIIGEGRFMRAWTLYGAIGDVPWYLATAAIVAMGIWSRPKRAAAAKAA from the coding sequence ATGTCTGAAGGGGAGGCGACGCAGGACCCGAGCGCCGAGGACGTCGCAAAGGGCGCCGAGGCCGACGAGGCGAAGGCGCTGGAAGGCGAAGCCAAAGGCGCGGCCAAGAAGGCGAAGGGCAAGGCCAAGGCGGCGTCGAAAGACGCGGCCAAGGCGTGGAACCCCACCGGCGCGCTACCAGCGCGGCAGGCGTACGCGCTCGCGGTGGTGAGCGGCTTGCTCTACTTCCTCGGCTTCCCGGGCATCGACATCTGGCCGCTCTCGCTCGTCGCGCTCGTGCCGCTCATCGTGGCGATGCGTGGTCAGCCGGTGCGCCGCGCCGCAGGCCTCGGGTGGACGGCCGGCTTCACGATGACGATGACCGGCTTCTACTGGCTGATGGAGATGCTGAAGGTCTTCAGCGGCTTCCCTGTGCCGCTGTGCATGCTCTTCATGGCAATCCTCTGCGCCTACCAGGGCGGCCGCATCGCGCTCGCCGGCTGGCTCTACGGACGCGCCGAGACACGCGGATGGCCCGCGCCGCTCGTCTTCGCGCTCGCCTTCGCCGCGAGCGAGCTCGTCTTCCCGCTGCTCTTCCCCTGGTACTACGGCGCCTCGGTGCACAACGCGCCCGTGCTGATGCAGGTCGCCGATCTCGGCGGCCCGATCCTCGTCGGCCTCGTGCTCGTCTGCGCGAACCTCGGCCTCGCCGAGATCATCGTTGCCTGGCGCAAGCGCGAGAAGGCCAATCACCGCATCGTCGCGATCGGCATCGCCGTCCCGCTGCTCGCGGCCGGCTACGGATTCCTCCGGGTCCGTACGATCGGCCAGACGATGGCCGAGGCGAAGAAGGTGCGGATCGGCATCGTGCAGGGGAACATGGGCCTCTTCGATCGGAAGAACGCCTACCAGGTCTACGTGAACCGCACGAAGGAGCTCGCGAAGTCGAAGGAGGTCGACCTCGTGGTGTGGAGCGAGGGCGCCGTCCCCGCCCCGCGCGTCGTCAGCGAGGCGAGCTACAAGGACGAGGTCCAGAAGAGCCTCACGAAGCAGCTCGGCGTCCCGACGATCGTGGGCTCGGTGCTGCGCACGCCGCCGAGCACGCCGGGCGGGCGCATGACCTACTTCAACACGGCGCTCATGGCCGGCGACGAGGGCAAGATCCTCGGCCGCTACGACAAGCAGTACCTGCTCGCCTTCGGCGAGTACCTGCCGTTCGGCGACATGTTCCCGATCCTGTACAAATGGTCGCCGAACTCAGGTCAGTTCACGCCGGGCACGTCGCTCGACGCGTTGCCCTGGGGCGAGCACAAGATCGGCGCGCTCATCTGCTACGAGGACATCCTGCCGTCGTTCGTGCAGAAGCTCGTGAAGCACAGCGATCCGGACCTGCTCGTGAACCTCACGAACGACGCGTGGTTCGGCGACTCGACGGAGCCGTGGATCCACCTCGCGCTGGCGAAGCTACGCGCCGTGGAGCACCGGCGCTTCCTCGTGCGCGCGACGAACAGCGGCGTGAGCGCGATCGTCGACGCAACAGGCCGGGTGGTCGCGCACGGCGGCACGTTCCGCGAGGAGACGATCATCGGCGAGGGCCGCTTCATGCGGGCCTGGACGCTCTACGGCGCGATCGGCGATGTGCCCTGGTACCTCGCCACGGCAGCGATCGTGGCGATGGGCATCTGGAGCCGCCCGAAACGCGCGGCGGCCGCGAAGGCTGCTTAG
- a CDS encoding peptidylprolyl isomerase yields MRLRLLPNIVLLFVATGCCNAGSDSSQNAAPSDSAVLPSPSAVAPSAPSASAAEAPAPAPTAERQIAGAAHILVAWKGAERAPKTVTRTKDEAKKRAGDVLAQVKDSKQTFEELVAKYTDDEVSKAANGAIGNFERNAMPPAFADATFAMEVGTISDVVETAQGYHIIKRTR; encoded by the coding sequence ATGCGCCTGCGTCTCCTCCCGAACATCGTGCTCCTCTTCGTGGCCACTGGTTGCTGCAACGCGGGCTCGGATTCGAGCCAGAACGCAGCGCCCTCCGACAGCGCCGTGCTCCCCTCGCCCTCGGCTGTAGCGCCGAGCGCGCCCTCCGCCTCCGCCGCCGAAGCGCCTGCGCCCGCACCCACAGCGGAGCGGCAGATCGCGGGCGCCGCGCACATCCTCGTCGCCTGGAAGGGCGCCGAGCGCGCGCCGAAGACGGTGACGCGCACCAAGGACGAGGCGAAGAAACGCGCAGGGGACGTCCTCGCGCAGGTGAAGGACAGCAAGCAGACCTTCGAGGAGCTCGTCGCGAAGTACACCGACGACGAGGTCTCGAAGGCCGCGAACGGCGCCATCGGCAACTTCGAACGCAACGCGATGCCGCCGGCGTTCGCGGACGCGACCTTCGCCATGGAGGTCGGCACGATCTCGGACGTCGTCGAGACGGCCCAGGGCTACCACATCATCAAGCGGACCAGGTGA